CGACCGAGCCGCCCAGCCCGACGCCGCCGAGCCCACCTCCCACACGAGCGAGGGGCGTCCCGACGTCTGCGCCGACACCGGGCCTGGGCACACCGGGTCCAGCGGGCACGCGCGCCCGTCCGGGACCGCCGTGCCGACCGGCCACAGCGGCCCCGGCGAGCCCCCGCCGTGGGGCCTCCCCCACCCCGACGACGACCCCACCTCACCCGCGCTCGCCGCCGACCCGGGCGCCGACGCGAGGATCGCTGGGGCTCTGGCCGGCATCGATCCGCGGGACCCGTTCCCCCGGGTGATCTCCGAGCTGTCCCGCACCGGACCCGTCCACCCCGACGTCCTCCGCCGCCTGGCCTGCGAGGGCGACATCGTCCCCGTCTACGTCGGACCCGGCGCCGACCAGCTCGACATGGGCCGCACCATCCGCCTCGCCAACCGGGCCCAACGCCGCGCCCTGCACGTCCGCGACGGCGGCTGCCAGTTCCCCGGCTGCTCCGTGCCCCCCGAAGGCTGCATCGCCCACCACATGATCTGGTGGGACCACGGCGGCCCCACCGACCTCCACAACCTCTGCCTCCTCTGTCGACACCACCACCGCCTCGTCCACGGCGGCGGCTTCACCATCGGCCGCGCCCCCGACGGCACCATCACCACCCGCCGCACCGACCACCACCCCTTCACCCCCAGCCTCCGGCCCCGCACCCCCCTGGTGGCCCCGAGACCCCCACCGCAACGGCACGACGCCGAGGACCGCGAGCTCCACGACCAGGCCCGCGCCCGCATCGCCGGCCTCATCCACCACGCCCGCATGGCCCGCACCGCTGCCAACGCCGAGGTCGCCCACCACCGGCACCGCTCCCGCACCACCGTCCTCCG
Above is a window of Iamia majanohamensis DNA encoding:
- a CDS encoding HNH endonuclease signature motif containing protein; its protein translation is MEHGAADEPGSEVDPAVLLGADAAALAELTDADVIERLLAAERLRSRVDAACVALTGAFDARTLAAADGARSTPAWISARVGVGFGHARADLAMARELRGQPHVAHASADGRITRDQVRALLAAREPGIEEVFDACEAVLVDEVATSTLAAGRRFLARWARDVRERFAIPEADGTEPDGGHGPSRAHLSPVGDRWTGDLDLTAVDGELLATAIATHIDDLWRTGVFTRDDGLDPSERRAIALVQLIERATRGGDHDATARPLILGIATLGLLTGRGETCARDRAAQPDAAEPTSHTSEGRPDVCADTGPGHTGSSGHARPSGTAVPTGHSGPGEPPPWGLPHPDDDPTSPALAADPGADARIAGALAGIDPRDPFPRVISELSRTGPVHPDVLRRLACEGDIVPVYVGPGADQLDMGRTIRLANRAQRRALHVRDGGCQFPGCSVPPEGCIAHHMIWWDHGGPTDLHNLCLLCRHHHRLVHGGGFTIGRAPDGTITTRRTDHHPFTPSLRPRTPLVAPRPPPQRHDAEDRELHDQARARIAGLIHHARMARTAANAEVAHHRHRSRTTVLRQ